A window of Cryptomeria japonica chromosome 3, Sugi_1.0, whole genome shotgun sequence contains these coding sequences:
- the LOC131035989 gene encoding WRKY transcription factor 71-like, translating to MAATGFSDGFMLDDGEISSVELEVFDNLARRAFCFPDNNAQFPVLDFTQSPLSYPCQTSYSSQSLSSPDNIEISSFPAEKSVGYEGCEFFDHHESGSESHSSSNFKRLRSGDEDGIYEFQSKRMKNVDEKSSQTQKVIIQVKSEEILDDGYKWRKYGEKSMDNCSMPRCYYKCSDKKCSVKKRVERKPFDDETLVITYEGIHHHPCPNPVYYVHVERRVYIPMCDTTNNN from the exons ATGGCAGCCACTGGATTTTCTGACGGATTCATGTTAGACGATGGGGAAATTTCTTCTGTGGAATTAGAAGTCTTTGACAATTTAGCTAGAAGAGCTTTCTGTTTCCCAGACAACAACGCCCAGTTTCCAGTTTTAGATTTTACTCAATCACCGCTTTCCTATCCTTGTCAAACATCATATTCCTCGCAATCCCTTTCTTCTCCTGATAATATTGAGATCTCTTCTTTCCCTGCAGAGAAATCTGTAGGATATGAAGGCTGTGAGTTTTTTGACCACCACGAATCGGGATCAGAGTCACATAGTTCTAGTAACTTTAAGAGACTAAGAAGTGGTGATGAAGACGGGATATATGAGTTCCAGAGCAAACG CATGAAAAATGTTGACGAGAAATCAAGCCAGACGCAGAAAGTTATAATTCAAGTGAAAAGTGAAGAAATTTTGGACGACGGATACAAATGGCGAAAGTATGGAGAGAAATCGATGGACAATTGCAGTATGCCAAG GTGTTATTATAAATGCTCAGACAAGAAATGCAGTGTGAAGAAAAGGGTGGAGCGAAAGCCTTTTGACGATGAAACTCTGGTTATAACTTACGAAGGAATTCACCACCATCCGTGCCCTAATCCTGTGTACTATGTTCATGTTGAGAGACGAGTTTACATACCCATGTGTGATACAACGAATAACAACTGA